A single window of Acidimicrobiales bacterium DNA harbors:
- a CDS encoding ABC transporter permease yields the protein MNHDITTILASAMRLTAPLLFAGLGEYIAERAGTLNISVEAMMLSGAYGGAVGSSVCHSAAIGLLWGIGAGLLVGIIHGQFSHRLQANTFVVGLTLNVLALGITNYLLEKIQMTPRQVGILTIPGLSRIPIIGKPLFSERWPFFLLYGLVPLVWWVVQRSRWGLEMRVVGENPKAADVTGIHVNRRRRQGLVICGLLAGLGGAYLSVGEVGTFNSDMTAGRGFIVIAAVIFGGWTLRGLAAGCFIFGGVDALRLALPALGYTINPQLLIASPYLLALIAMCFFAKRLRQPAALGQPFERGAA from the coding sequence ATGAACCACGACATCACCACCATCCTGGCGAGCGCGATGCGCCTCACCGCGCCGCTGCTGTTCGCCGGCCTCGGCGAGTACATAGCCGAGCGCGCCGGCACGCTGAACATTTCAGTGGAGGCGATGATGCTGTCAGGCGCCTACGGCGGCGCAGTCGGCTCTTCGGTGTGCCACAGCGCCGCGATCGGCCTCCTCTGGGGAATCGGCGCGGGCCTGCTGGTCGGAATAATCCACGGCCAGTTCAGTCACCGCCTGCAGGCCAACACCTTCGTCGTCGGCCTGACCCTCAACGTGCTGGCTCTCGGCATAACCAACTATCTGCTCGAGAAGATCCAGATGACTCCCCGGCAGGTGGGCATCCTCACCATCCCGGGGCTGTCTCGCATACCGATCATCGGCAAGCCGCTCTTCTCGGAACGCTGGCCGTTCTTCCTCCTGTACGGCCTGGTCCCGCTGGTCTGGTGGGTGGTGCAGCGCAGCAGGTGGGGACTCGAGATGAGGGTGGTGGGCGAAAATCCCAAGGCCGCGGACGTGACCGGGATCCACGTGAACCGCAGGCGCCGGCAGGGCCTCGTGATCTGCGGCCTGCTGGCCGGGCTCGGAGGCGCCTACCTCTCGGTGGGAGAAGTGGGCACGTTCAACAGCGACATGACCGCCGGGCGAGGCTTCATAGTCATAGCAGCGGTCATATTCGGAGGCTGGACCCTCCGCGGGTTGGCAGCAGGGTGCTTCATCTTCGGAGGTGTCGACGCGCTGCGACTCGCGCTGCCGGCGCTCGGCTACACGATCAACCCGCAGCTGCTCATCGCCTCGCCATACCTGCTCGCTCTCATCGCCATGTGCTTCTTCGCCAAGCGTCTCAGACAGCCGGCAGCACTCGGCCAGCCATTCGAGAGAGGAGCCGCGTGA
- a CDS encoding zinc-binding dehydrogenase — MKAAVQVGFGGLDQLQVKEVPDPRPAAGEVLVRVRATTLNRLDVIQREGPALLPHFQLPHIAGMDVVGEVAELGDGVRSVSEGDRVLLNPALHCGTCEWCERGEDPFCPATRVIGGNHPGGYAELCTVPASHVHPIPDHVSFEEAATVPTIWSTAWQALVVRGQVRPGEWVLIHAAASGVSTAAIQLAKRVGAKVLATAGSERKLDLARKLGADLGVNNRSDDFVKHAREATGGRGVDVVFDHVGPALFGRSLFALKPRGRLVFCGSTTGREAAIDLPYAYHFGISLLGVEPYSYTGFAEMLDFYWGERFVAVIDTEFGLDEAAQAQARMESGEAMGKILLRL; from the coding sequence GTGAAAGCCGCCGTCCAGGTCGGCTTCGGCGGACTCGATCAACTCCAGGTCAAGGAAGTTCCCGATCCCCGGCCGGCCGCCGGTGAGGTGCTCGTCAGGGTTCGCGCGACCACGCTCAACCGCCTCGACGTGATTCAGCGCGAAGGGCCTGCGCTCCTGCCGCACTTCCAGCTTCCGCACATAGCCGGCATGGACGTCGTCGGAGAGGTGGCCGAGCTCGGGGACGGCGTCCGCTCGGTGAGCGAGGGCGACCGTGTTCTCCTCAACCCGGCTCTCCATTGCGGGACCTGCGAATGGTGCGAGCGCGGCGAGGATCCGTTCTGCCCAGCGACGCGGGTGATCGGCGGCAACCATCCGGGGGGCTACGCGGAGCTCTGTACCGTCCCCGCCAGCCACGTCCACCCGATCCCCGACCACGTGTCCTTCGAGGAAGCTGCGACAGTGCCGACGATCTGGTCGACCGCCTGGCAGGCACTGGTGGTCCGCGGCCAGGTGCGCCCAGGCGAGTGGGTGTTGATACACGCCGCTGCGAGCGGGGTCAGCACAGCGGCGATCCAGCTTGCGAAGCGCGTCGGTGCCAAGGTGCTCGCGACCGCCGGGTCGGAGCGCAAGCTGGACCTGGCTCGCAAGCTCGGCGCAGACCTTGGTGTGAACAACCGCAGCGACGACTTCGTGAAGCACGCTCGTGAGGCCACCGGCGGGCGCGGCGTCGACGTGGTGTTCGACCATGTCGGCCCGGCGTTGTTCGGCCGGTCGCTGTTCGCCCTGAAACCAAGAGGGCGGCTGGTCTTCTGCGGGTCCACCACGGGCAGGGAGGCGGCGATCGATCTTCCCTACGCCTACCACTTCGGCATCAGCCTGCTCGGCGTGGAGCCTTATTCGTACACCGGATTTGCAGAGATGCTCGACTTCTACTGGGGAGAGAGGTTCGTAGCGGTGATAGACACCGAATTCGGCCTCGACGAAGCAGCGCAGGCCCAGGCACGAATGGAATCCGGCGAGGCGATGGGCAAGATCCTCCTACGGCTGTGA
- a CDS encoding class I SAM-dependent methyltransferase, whose protein sequence is MKAPRPGTPGEPDTVLTPAPVWATIAGYQFYWAAVAGVELGVFDALAESPATVAALASRAGCAVSRLRSLADVLVASGLLERGPDDRYRISDTARAFLVSGAERSMTDLLLRSPGPWQNWPALASTMRGADPPGPADAAFYAALVQATFPTQYAAAKVLASRLPAARAVLDLGAGAAPWSIALLEAFQAARAVAIDLPAVLPAARAEVAEHALGDRFELIAGDYWEVPVDPEGFDVVVLGHILRAEGDRAPGLVSRAAAALAPGGTLVVADYFVDDDRSGPVNSLLLGLTMMAATTEGRTSTRSEHRGWFEAAGLVGVEEHQLIPGQEVMTARKARSASEPSIPEEAS, encoded by the coding sequence GTGAAAGCGCCCCGGCCGGGAACACCGGGCGAACCCGACACGGTCCTGACTCCCGCGCCGGTGTGGGCGACGATCGCCGGTTACCAGTTCTACTGGGCGGCTGTCGCCGGCGTCGAACTCGGCGTGTTCGACGCCCTGGCCGAGTCCCCTGCGACGGTGGCAGCGCTTGCATCCCGCGCCGGCTGCGCCGTGTCTCGACTTCGATCGCTCGCCGACGTGCTGGTCGCCTCCGGGCTGCTCGAGCGAGGCCCGGACGACCGATACCGCATCAGTGACACCGCCCGGGCGTTCCTGGTCTCGGGGGCCGAACGTTCGATGACCGATCTGCTGCTTCGGTCGCCGGGACCTTGGCAGAACTGGCCGGCTCTCGCGTCAACCATGCGCGGAGCCGACCCGCCGGGTCCCGCGGACGCCGCCTTCTACGCTGCGCTAGTCCAGGCGACGTTCCCGACCCAGTACGCGGCCGCAAAGGTCCTCGCCTCGCGTCTTCCCGCTGCGAGAGCGGTTCTCGACCTCGGTGCAGGAGCCGCCCCGTGGAGCATCGCGTTGCTCGAAGCCTTCCAGGCCGCGAGAGCCGTCGCCATCGACCTGCCTGCCGTCCTGCCCGCGGCTCGTGCCGAGGTAGCGGAGCACGCACTCGGCGATCGCTTCGAACTGATCGCCGGCGACTATTGGGAAGTTCCCGTAGATCCCGAAGGGTTCGACGTCGTGGTGCTGGGTCACATCCTGCGCGCCGAAGGCGACCGTGCACCTGGTCTGGTCTCTCGAGCCGCCGCTGCACTGGCTCCCGGAGGAACGCTCGTCGTGGCGGACTACTTCGTCGACGACGATCGCAGCGGCCCCGTCAACTCCTTGCTCCTGGGCCTGACGATGATGGCGGCGACCACGGAGGGAAGGACGTCGACTCGCTCCGAGCACCGGGGCTGGTTCGAAGCGGCGGGCCTGGTCGGCGTCGAGGAACACCAGCTGATCCCCGGTCAGGAAGTCATGACCGCCCGTAAGGCACGCTCGGCGTCCGAGCCATCCATTCCGGAGGAAGCGTCATGA
- a CDS encoding amidohydrolase family protein encodes MSEEVDFVIEASHVVTMNPTRDVLVDGAVAVRGRDIVAVGKRAEIADRYQARQTIGGPRFVLTPGMVNTHIHVTGEPITRGFVPDDTPFEENVFAWLCPLYAAQDEDDERVSAQLASAELLKSGCTAFLEAGTVQYVDAVVDALVEVGIRARVGKWIWDIPPEPEVYRQTTQEAIANVESTLRRHRHVAGGRIQAWSMIVGHTTCSDELWRAAADAARRHGTGLNFHMSPAAMDPEGFLAQFGQRPVEHLSSIGVLGANAVLVHCVHVDDSEISLLAQHGCSVAHCPTTALKVSYGVTQIGRMPEMKAAGINLTIGTDGNNASNYSDMMRATYLVAGLFKDARRDPTMFPAEVAYEMATLGGAKALLAEDEIGSIEPGKRADLVLHDRNRPEWTPLLNVANQLVWAADGRGVHTVMVDGKVLVEAYRLTTIDEDRLYDRVQERAEALVARTGLPDRSKWPTV; translated from the coding sequence ATGAGCGAGGAAGTCGACTTCGTCATCGAGGCGTCCCACGTCGTCACGATGAACCCGACGAGGGACGTGCTCGTAGACGGCGCCGTCGCTGTGAGAGGACGTGACATCGTGGCGGTCGGAAAGAGAGCAGAGATAGCCGACCGCTACCAGGCGAGACAGACGATCGGTGGTCCTCGCTTCGTGTTGACCCCCGGGATGGTGAACACCCACATCCACGTAACCGGTGAGCCGATCACCCGCGGGTTCGTTCCAGACGACACACCTTTCGAGGAGAACGTGTTCGCGTGGCTTTGTCCTCTCTACGCCGCGCAGGACGAGGACGACGAGCGCGTTTCGGCGCAGCTGGCTTCGGCGGAGCTCTTGAAGTCTGGGTGCACCGCGTTCTTGGAAGCCGGCACGGTCCAGTACGTCGATGCGGTGGTCGACGCCCTTGTCGAGGTCGGCATCCGGGCGAGGGTGGGCAAGTGGATCTGGGATATCCCCCCCGAGCCGGAGGTCTACCGGCAGACCACGCAGGAGGCGATCGCCAACGTCGAGTCGACCCTCCGACGCCACCGCCACGTCGCCGGCGGCCGCATCCAGGCGTGGTCGATGATCGTGGGGCACACGACGTGCAGCGACGAGCTGTGGCGCGCGGCCGCAGACGCGGCCCGGCGCCACGGCACCGGTCTCAACTTTCACATGTCGCCCGCGGCGATGGACCCCGAGGGCTTCCTGGCGCAGTTCGGCCAGCGTCCGGTCGAGCACCTGTCCTCCATCGGTGTGCTCGGCGCCAACGCGGTGCTCGTGCATTGCGTGCACGTCGACGACTCGGAGATCTCCTTGCTCGCGCAGCACGGCTGTAGCGTCGCGCACTGCCCCACCACCGCGTTGAAGGTCTCCTACGGCGTCACCCAGATCGGGCGCATGCCCGAGATGAAGGCGGCCGGCATCAACCTCACCATCGGGACCGACGGAAACAACGCGTCCAATTACTCGGACATGATGCGCGCCACCTATCTCGTCGCCGGGCTGTTCAAGGACGCCCGGCGGGACCCCACCATGTTCCCTGCCGAGGTCGCCTACGAGATGGCGACCCTCGGAGGCGCTAAGGCGCTGCTCGCCGAGGACGAGATCGGCTCGATCGAGCCGGGAAAGCGGGCGGACCTGGTGCTACACGACCGCAACCGGCCTGAGTGGACACCGCTTCTCAACGTGGCGAACCAGCTCGTATGGGCGGCGGATGGGCGCGGCGTCCACACCGTGATGGTCGACGGCAAGGTGCTGGTCGAGGCATACCGTCTCACGACGATCGACGAGGATCGTCTCTACGACAGAGTTCAGGAGCGGGCCGAGGCGCTCGTGGCCCGCACCGGGCTGCCGGATCGCTCCAAGTGGCCGACGGTCTGA
- a CDS encoding nuclear transport factor 2 family protein, whose product MPDLSTREVVEGYIDALNGGEPEAIAAWVAEDFVNEHTSSLGHSLTGRDSYRERLRTFLAQFRNLHYELEDLIVDGSRAAAPYLMTFRWRGEGTDPVPVRIRGMFRFEVAGGLVARRVDYWDSAEFERQVNGSGR is encoded by the coding sequence ATGCCCGACCTCAGCACCAGGGAGGTTGTCGAGGGGTACATAGATGCGCTCAACGGAGGCGAACCCGAGGCCATCGCCGCATGGGTGGCCGAGGACTTTGTCAACGAGCACACGTCGTCGCTCGGCCACAGCTTGACCGGCCGCGACAGCTACCGGGAGCGGCTGCGAACCTTCCTCGCGCAGTTCCGGAACCTCCACTACGAGCTGGAGGACCTGATCGTCGACGGTTCACGCGCGGCCGCCCCGTACCTGATGACCTTCCGGTGGCGGGGGGAGGGCACCGACCCGGTTCCGGTTCGGATCCGGGGCATGTTCCGTTTCGAGGTCGCGGGAGGCCTCGTCGCGAGACGAGTCGACTACTGGGACAGCGCTGAATTCGAACGCCAGGTCAACGGGTCCGGCCGCTGA
- a CDS encoding VOC family protein has product MAKQLTAPRWTHVALPVSDLERSIEFYTTLTPLVVVARNKDENGQGAWLSNDQQVETPFVLVLSQLIPDVGRQFGIEPGQEVPTLAPFAHIGIELPNKEDVDNMADRARQMGVLMWEPRQMPEHIGYICAARDPDGNVIEFSWNQKVYTKIQELWGEPETAAAS; this is encoded by the coding sequence ATGGCCAAACAGCTGACAGCGCCACGGTGGACTCACGTGGCACTACCGGTGAGCGATCTAGAGCGATCGATCGAGTTCTACACGACGTTGACGCCGCTGGTGGTCGTCGCCAGAAACAAAGACGAGAACGGGCAGGGCGCCTGGCTGTCGAATGACCAACAGGTCGAGACGCCGTTCGTTCTGGTGCTCTCACAGCTCATCCCGGATGTCGGGCGCCAGTTCGGCATAGAGCCGGGCCAGGAGGTGCCCACCCTGGCGCCGTTCGCGCACATCGGCATCGAGCTGCCGAATAAGGAAGACGTCGACAACATGGCCGATCGTGCGAGGCAGATGGGCGTCCTGATGTGGGAGCCCCGCCAGATGCCGGAGCACATCGGATACATCTGCGCCGCACGGGATCCCGACGGCAACGTGATCGAGTTCTCCTGGAACCAGAAGGTCTACACGAAGATCCAGGAGCTCTGGGGAGAGCCCGAGACGGCCGCTGCCAGCTGA
- a CDS encoding aldo/keto reductase: MQYRILGRTGIKVSVLCLGTMMFGAWGKTTLEECRRMLDAALDAGVNFVDTADVYAFGESEQILGEILGSRRDEVVLASKVNNAMGPGLNMSGNSRRWIVREVEASLRRLRTDHLDLYQLHRPDPETDISESLETLDDLVRQGKVLAVGTSTFPADLLVEAQWAAEKRQLVRPATEQPPYSIFARSIEADVLPACQRMQLGVMVWAPLNGGWLTGKYRRGAEPPPGSRAAREPDHIDYGKPVSERKLELAESLAKLAEQAGMSLSHMALAFTLNHPAVTASIIGPRTLDQLTSQIAAPDITLDPELLDAIDALVPPGHTINPADSGWRPPALDDASQRRRPGGSGMSAGV; this comes from the coding sequence ATGCAATATCGCATTTTGGGACGGACCGGGATCAAGGTGAGCGTCTTGTGCCTGGGCACCATGATGTTCGGGGCTTGGGGGAAGACCACGCTCGAGGAGTGCCGCCGGATGCTCGACGCGGCCCTCGACGCGGGAGTCAACTTCGTCGATACCGCCGACGTCTACGCGTTCGGCGAGTCGGAACAGATCCTCGGGGAGATCCTGGGATCCCGCCGCGACGAAGTGGTCCTCGCGTCCAAGGTCAACAACGCCATGGGCCCGGGGCTCAACATGAGCGGTAACAGCCGGAGGTGGATCGTGCGGGAGGTCGAAGCGAGCTTGCGCCGGCTTCGGACCGACCATCTCGACCTCTACCAGCTTCACCGACCCGATCCCGAGACGGACATATCCGAGTCGCTCGAGACCCTCGACGATCTCGTGCGGCAGGGCAAGGTGCTCGCTGTCGGGACTTCGACCTTCCCGGCGGATCTCCTGGTCGAAGCGCAATGGGCCGCCGAGAAGAGACAGCTGGTGCGCCCCGCTACCGAGCAGCCGCCATATTCGATCTTCGCGAGAAGCATCGAGGCGGACGTGCTGCCCGCCTGCCAGCGGATGCAGCTCGGCGTGATGGTGTGGGCACCCCTCAACGGCGGCTGGCTCACAGGCAAGTACCGCCGCGGCGCCGAACCCCCTCCCGGGTCGAGAGCGGCGAGGGAGCCCGATCACATCGACTACGGAAAGCCCGTCAGCGAACGCAAGCTCGAGCTCGCCGAGAGCCTTGCGAAGCTCGCGGAGCAGGCGGGTATGAGTCTTTCCCACATGGCCTTGGCGTTCACTCTGAACCATCCGGCTGTGACAGCTTCCATCATCGGCCCGCGCACGCTCGACCAGCTCACCTCGCAGATCGCAGCCCCGGACATCACCCTCGATCCGGAGCTGCTCGATGCAATCGACGCGCTCGTACCCCCCGGCCACACGATCAACCCGGCGGACTCCGGCTGGCGACCGCCCGCCCTCGACGACGCTTCCCAGCGCCGCCGTCCGGGTGGCAGCGGGATGTCAGCGGGCGTCTAG
- a CDS encoding amidohydrolase family protein: MDRDRRVLCGGAVAVAGSTILEVGSTSELRRRWPGVAELDAGGAVVTPGLINAHQHHTGDPLLRSCIPDDLAPGESIFSWSIPIHGHHGPEDDELSATLVAAECARNGVTTVIEAGTVAHPVRAAAGMTAVGVRGAIGTWGWDVDGLPYSAPVEEVLARQREVLDAFPPGGTVAGWVTLVGHSLASDELLAGAAELARERKTNMTMHLSPTRSDPEIYLERHGRRPVTHLEHLGVLGRHLLIAHGVWIDDEEVAALLRTGTAVAYCPWAYLRLGQGVTGHGRHAELFKSGGRIALGCDASNAGDQADILRAAALAVGLAKDVREDPTWFSAADGFEMATCRGAEAVGLGDIVGSLEAGKQADLVIFEPTSAACSPRGETALQLVWSADGRCVRDVMVAGKMIVRHGRCLGVDEESALVEAEKQRRFLLERAGITIPHRWPHLDAR, translated from the coding sequence ATGGACCGCGACCGGCGCGTTCTGTGCGGCGGTGCGGTCGCCGTCGCGGGGTCGACGATCCTCGAGGTGGGTTCCACGTCGGAGCTTCGAAGGCGGTGGCCGGGTGTCGCCGAGCTCGACGCTGGAGGGGCTGTCGTCACTCCCGGGCTCATAAATGCCCATCAACACCACACGGGCGACCCGCTGCTACGCAGCTGCATCCCCGACGACCTCGCCCCGGGCGAGTCGATCTTCTCGTGGTCGATCCCTATACACGGGCATCACGGACCCGAGGACGACGAGCTCTCGGCCACCCTCGTCGCAGCCGAATGTGCCCGAAACGGCGTCACCACCGTGATCGAGGCCGGCACCGTCGCACACCCCGTTCGCGCTGCGGCGGGGATGACTGCGGTCGGGGTGCGCGGTGCCATTGGCACCTGGGGGTGGGACGTCGACGGCCTTCCCTACAGCGCGCCCGTGGAAGAGGTTCTCGCCCGGCAGAGGGAGGTACTCGACGCGTTTCCGCCTGGCGGGACCGTCGCCGGTTGGGTGACGCTCGTCGGGCACAGCCTCGCTTCAGATGAACTGCTTGCCGGAGCCGCGGAACTCGCGAGAGAGCGCAAGACGAACATGACGATGCATCTCTCGCCGACGCGGTCGGACCCTGAGATATACCTCGAACGGCACGGGCGCCGGCCCGTGACGCACCTGGAGCATCTCGGGGTTCTCGGGCGGCACCTACTGATCGCACACGGCGTCTGGATCGACGACGAAGAGGTTGCGGCCCTCCTGCGGACCGGGACGGCGGTCGCTTACTGCCCGTGGGCCTACCTGCGGCTGGGGCAGGGCGTGACCGGGCACGGGCGCCACGCGGAGCTGTTCAAGTCAGGCGGCAGGATCGCTCTCGGCTGCGACGCCTCCAATGCCGGTGACCAGGCGGACATCCTCAGAGCCGCCGCCCTTGCGGTTGGACTGGCGAAGGACGTACGCGAGGACCCGACCTGGTTCAGCGCGGCGGACGGGTTCGAGATGGCCACGTGCCGTGGGGCCGAGGCGGTCGGGCTCGGCGACATAGTGGGTTCCCTCGAGGCCGGCAAGCAGGCCGATCTCGTCATCTTCGAACCCACCAGTGCGGCTTGCAGCCCCCGCGGCGAGACCGCTTTACAACTCGTCTGGTCGGCCGACGGGCGCTGTGTCCGTGACGTGATGGTCGCGGGCAAGATGATCGTCCGTCACGGGCGCTGTCTAGGGGTGGACGAGGAGTCCGCTCTGGTGGAAGCGGAGAAGCAGCGGCGGTTCCTGCTCGAAAGGGCCGGCATCACCATCCCGCACCGCTGGCCCCACCTAGACGCCCGCTGA
- a CDS encoding aromatic ring-hydroxylating dioxygenase subunit alpha yields MTIVDRAGVRAGGHWIEEDAGEPTFRVHRSAFRSQAVFDAEMQQLWGHQWLYLAHQSEIPERGDYKTRIVGGRDLLVVRDEQGEIRVYFNSCPHRGTVLARQCEGNARYFKCFYHAWSFSNSGQLVSLPDEGAYPPGEAFKARSGLRTVPLVENFRGFIFVCFDPAAAPLADHLGVAGDYIAMVAEHCAEGMEVLPGTQRYSVRGNWKLAVENAMDGYHFGPTHATFVAWLRETGFTTTDEGGKAVVLGGGHSVLVQSGHSGRVGLQWEPRFGDEERARTDTNRQELFARVGEERGRRIAETSRILYVFPNLLLFDIEALSIRQLEPVSPGRTDVRAWELAPVGEPASARELRLKMLVSFVGPGGLATPDDIEAYEAIQRGVEATAGDERPGVDWNDISRGLADELAGLPHDEILGGTVSRSIDESAIRSFWRQWHTAVGSAVAR; encoded by the coding sequence GTGACGATTGTGGACCGCGCGGGCGTGCGCGCGGGCGGACATTGGATCGAGGAGGACGCCGGCGAGCCGACCTTCCGGGTGCACCGCTCGGCGTTCCGATCGCAGGCCGTCTTCGACGCCGAGATGCAGCAGCTGTGGGGCCACCAGTGGTTGTACCTGGCCCACCAGAGCGAGATCCCCGAGCGCGGGGACTACAAGACACGGATCGTCGGTGGTCGCGACCTCCTCGTCGTGCGCGACGAGCAGGGGGAGATCCGGGTGTACTTCAACAGCTGTCCTCATCGCGGAACGGTGCTGGCCCGCCAGTGCGAGGGCAACGCGCGGTATTTCAAGTGCTTCTACCACGCCTGGTCGTTTTCGAACTCCGGGCAGCTGGTCTCCCTCCCCGACGAAGGGGCGTACCCACCGGGCGAGGCCTTCAAGGCACGGTCGGGGCTGCGGACCGTCCCCCTGGTCGAGAACTTCCGCGGCTTCATCTTCGTCTGCTTCGACCCGGCCGCCGCACCGCTCGCCGACCACCTCGGGGTAGCCGGCGACTACATCGCGATGGTCGCCGAGCACTGCGCCGAAGGGATGGAAGTGCTGCCGGGAACGCAGCGCTACAGCGTCCGGGGTAACTGGAAGCTGGCCGTCGAGAACGCGATGGACGGGTACCACTTCGGCCCCACCCATGCGACGTTCGTCGCCTGGCTGCGCGAGACGGGCTTCACCACTACAGACGAAGGGGGCAAGGCTGTCGTCCTCGGCGGCGGCCACAGCGTTCTCGTGCAATCAGGTCACTCGGGCCGCGTCGGGCTCCAGTGGGAGCCGCGCTTCGGCGATGAGGAAAGGGCTCGAACTGATACCAACCGCCAGGAGCTGTTCGCCCGTGTCGGCGAGGAGCGCGGACGGCGCATCGCAGAGACGAGCCGGATCCTCTACGTCTTTCCCAACCTGCTGCTGTTCGACATCGAGGCCCTATCGATACGGCAGCTCGAACCGGTGTCACCGGGGCGTACCGACGTGCGCGCCTGGGAGCTCGCGCCTGTCGGCGAACCGGCATCGGCCCGGGAGCTCAGGCTGAAGATGCTGGTGTCGTTCGTCGGCCCTGGCGGCCTCGCGACACCTGACGACATCGAGGCCTACGAAGCCATACAGCGGGGCGTCGAAGCAACCGCCGGCGACGAGCGGCCCGGCGTCGACTGGAACGACATCTCCCGGGGCCTCGCCGACGAGCTCGCCGGTCTCCCCCATGACGAGATCCTCGGAGGCACGGTGTCGCGCTCGATCGATGAATCGGCCATCCGCAGCTTCTGGCGGCAATGGCATACCGCAGTGGGATCGGCGGTGGCGCGATGA
- a CDS encoding aromatic-ring-hydroxylating dioxygenase subunit beta: MAYRSGIGGGAMSATGIETALSRQQAEEFLYSEALMLDQWLLDDWLGLFLPEGTYEIPTPDAGDLPATEAQYFIADDHELLKVRVQRLQSRNAHSEQPRSVTHRQITNILVFPAGEGFARVRASFTVHRVRDRHVDPYLGWYDHLLAHTPEGLRFRRRRSLIAGDQLKPGSRLSFIL; this comes from the coding sequence ATGGCATACCGCAGTGGGATCGGCGGTGGCGCGATGAGCGCAACAGGCATTGAGACGGCCCTCTCGCGACAACAGGCGGAAGAGTTCCTCTACAGCGAAGCGCTGATGCTGGACCAGTGGCTGCTCGACGACTGGCTCGGTCTTTTCCTCCCGGAAGGAACCTACGAGATCCCGACCCCCGACGCCGGCGATCTGCCCGCCACCGAGGCGCAGTATTTCATCGCCGATGACCACGAGCTGCTGAAAGTGCGCGTCCAGCGGTTGCAGAGCCGCAACGCCCACTCCGAGCAGCCCCGTTCGGTCACGCACCGCCAGATCACCAACATCCTCGTGTTCCCCGCCGGCGAAGGCTTCGCCAGGGTTCGGGCCTCCTTCACCGTCCACCGGGTCCGCGACCGCCACGTCGACCCCTACCTTGGTTGGTACGACCACCTGCTCGCACACACCCCAGAAGGTCTGCGCTTCCGCCGCCGCCGTTCGCTGATCGCCGGAGACCAGCTCAAGCCGGGCAGCCGGTTGAGCTTCATACTTTGA
- a CDS encoding VOC family protein yields the protein MTPNMPDATRPRGPHGLAYARIQVPDIDASTAWYEYHVGLARAGTHGDSVFLRFGRPHHCLELVPAPGRHEAWTAAAGFTVESPAVLHSLHDRVTAAGCQVGPIDASVKGLCSEGFAVTDPNGFVVELMVGFEEFAVAPDVEMPPTDIVHPFLSTDRFDESLEFYTRVLGFLASDHIVGSTSFLRSENRYHHSLALRRDSKFFVAHICFLMANFDEMMRRRARALYKKVDLPADMMNHSASGSIATYLFDPRHGPRIELCDGHVVLDPVQHETHEPRRMTLDPRNIDIWRPAADDWAGF from the coding sequence ATGACGCCGAACATGCCCGATGCCACCCGGCCCAGAGGGCCTCACGGTCTTGCCTACGCCCGGATCCAGGTGCCCGACATCGACGCCTCGACCGCGTGGTACGAGTACCACGTGGGGCTCGCGCGGGCGGGCACCCACGGCGACAGCGTGTTCCTCCGCTTCGGGCGGCCGCACCACTGCCTCGAGCTCGTCCCGGCGCCCGGCAGGCACGAGGCATGGACGGCCGCCGCCGGCTTCACCGTCGAGAGCCCGGCTGTGCTTCATTCACTGCACGACCGGGTCACCGCCGCCGGCTGCCAGGTCGGGCCGATCGACGCATCGGTCAAAGGTCTGTGCAGCGAAGGCTTCGCCGTGACCGACCCCAACGGTTTCGTCGTCGAGCTGATGGTCGGGTTCGAGGAGTTCGCCGTTGCTCCCGACGTCGAGATGCCTCCCACCGATATCGTGCACCCGTTCCTCTCGACCGATCGCTTCGACGAGTCCCTGGAGTTCTACACGCGGGTGCTCGGGTTCCTCGCCTCCGATCACATCGTCGGATCGACGTCGTTTCTCCGGAGTGAGAATCGCTACCATCACAGCCTCGCCCTGCGTCGCGACAGCAAGTTCTTCGTTGCACACATCTGTTTCCTGATGGCCAACTTCGACGAGATGATGCGCCGGAGAGCGCGGGCGCTGTACAAGAAGGTCGATCTGCCCGCGGACATGATGAACCACTCAGCGTCGGGTTCGATTGCCACCTACCTCTTCGATCCCCGGCACGGCCCCCGCATCGAGTTGTGCGACGGGCACGTCGTGCTCGATCCCGTGCAGCACGAAACGCACGAGCCGCGCCGCATGACCCTCGACCCTCGCAACATCGACATCTGGCGGCCGGCGGCCGACGACTGGGCCGGCTTCTAG